One segment of Manihot esculenta cultivar AM560-2 chromosome 4, M.esculenta_v8, whole genome shotgun sequence DNA contains the following:
- the LOC110614051 gene encoding E3 ubiquitin-protein ligase PUB23, translating to MDEIDVPCHFLCPISLQLMRDPVTVSTGITYDRENIERWLFSCKNNTCPVTKQVVNDEDLTPNHTLRRLIQSWCTLHSSHGIEQLPTPKPPVDKAQVSKLLNDAKRFPHMQLKILKKLRSITLESERNRSCLEAAGAVDFLASIIKKENSIYWVDEKAADDDDESEFSRATDEALAILYHLKISEKRLKTLVSSSNDGGGEFIESLVQILKHSNYQSRAYSTMLLKSIFEVADPMHLISIRSHIFTEIVQVLRDQISQQSSKAALKLLVEVCPWGRNRIKAVEGGAVPVLIELLLEISDKRACELILIILDLLCGCAEGRAEFLKHGGGLAIVSKKILRVSHMASERAVRILRSISRFSATSRVLQEMLQVGVVAKLCLVLQVDSSLKSKEKAREILKLHSRVWRNSPCIPAHLMSSYPSSS from the coding sequence ATGGATGAAATCGATGTCCCTTGTCATTTTCTTTGCCCGATTTCCCTGCAACTCATGAGAGATCCAGTTACGGTCTCCACTGGGATTACCTACGATAGAGAGAATATAGAAAGATGGTTATTTTCTTGCAAGAACAACACTTGTCCTGTCACTAAGCAAGTCGTGAACGATGAAGATTTAACCCCAAACCATACCCTTCGTCGTTTGATCCAATCATGGTGTACCCTCCATTCCTCCCATGGGATTGAGCAACTTCCAACTCCAAAACCACCCGTTGACAAAGCCCAGGTTTCCAAACTTCTCAATGATGCCAAAAGATTTCCACACATGCAGCTCAAAATCCTGAAAAAGCTCAGATCGATCACGCTTGAAAGTGAAAGGAACAGAAGTTGTCTTGAGGCTGCTGGTGCAGTTGATTTCTTGGCTTCAATCATAAAGAAAGAAAACTCTATTTATTGGGTTGATGAAAAAGCtgcagatgatgatgatgaatctGAGTTTTCACGAGCAACTGATGAGGCATTGGCTATTCTTTATCATCTCAAAATCTCAGAAAAGCGATTGAAAACTCTGGTATCATCATCAAATGATGGTGGTGGTGAGTTCATAGAGTCATTAGTACAGATCTTGAAACATAGTAACTATCAATCCAGAGCTTATTCAACAATGTTGTTGAAGTCCATCTTTGAAGTGGCTGATCCAATGCATTTAATTAGCATTAGATCACATATCTTTACAGAAATAGTACAGGTTTTACGAGATCAGATCTCACAGCAATCATCAAAAGCAGCATTGAAACTGCTAGTGGAGGTCTGTCCATGGGGAAGAAACAGAATAAAAGCAGTAGAAGGTGGTGCAGTTCCAGTGTTGATTGAACTACTTCTTGAAATATCAGACAAGAGAGCTTGTGAGCTAATACTAATAATTTTGGATCTGCTTTGTGGGTGTGCTGAAGGAAGAGCAGAGTTTTTGAAGCATGGAGGTGGATTAGCAATAGTTTCCAAGAAAATTCTGAGGGTTTCTCATATGGCAAGCGAGAGGGCTGTAAGAATTTTGAGATCTATTTCCAGGTTTTCTGCAACTTCTAGGGTTCTTCAAGAAATGTTGCAAGTTGGAGTTGTGGCAAAGTTGTGTTTGGTGCTGCAAGTAGATAGCAGTTTGAAGAGTAAGGAGAAAGCCAGAGAGATCCTCAAGTTGCATTCTAGGGTTTGGAGGAATTCTCCTTGTATCCCTGCTCATTTAATGTCTTCTTATCCATCATCTTCTTGA